Proteins from a single region of Aureibacter tunicatorum:
- a CDS encoding lamin tail domain-containing protein, with amino-acid sequence MKFALIAIFFMNIFQEASCMYYFDFESRNLELFYIHQLNNEKSDIDTLLLISELMVDPSPSVELPNVEYIEIFNPNEFSVNTIDFTIADLSKEVKLKEFILEPQEYLLLVKEGHVEMFSESMNVMGLSSWASLNNSSDEIKLKNRQEVLLDRIEYDLSYYQDSEKSKGGWSLERINPDWKCYDKRMNWRGSEAPAGGTPGLENSIGNSDWHGELPRLERIALNDSLMVLGFDIPVDATRFKVFVDGTAINDGVWSIDQKSWTLVGEWEERKYQLTVSDYSNCNGISRSDTTVVLELDKTLPVYIGGEFVNPNVVRLKFDEIIKDEELKVIGESNEEMEIVFQGQAIELISEDAFVNDSLYRFKLIGLSDLSGNKVDTLEVNVLAQSEFVSSLVHDERVVDLVFDIELGSLDSVEIYVEGIGRADIFYLLDDKVLRLFLPEGIKKNIICPVSIRNLKSLQGELISSFDAYLHWDTRKASLLRAYILNDFQINLEFNEKLNEESLHLGSFELGTGLFPTEFVSLFHDELFTIELSFDHQFQSDSAYQLSLHDLPDMQGNLLNKKVLLKYDTVAPILDAYFYKPTSNILKLVFDDLIAEVEVVRVDGKEIPFLVRNNILMAQDSVNEFDLDIIGMKDFNGNKHDSVRYLLGLENEIGQDIYFLNDQSVFLETDYQNYNVEQCGVSEGDIVKGGVIFSACESFEELELVEFKGEIDFDLYYDDYLSKVEWFDQMVKISFDGEILNDSVGVKIEGADLTWQSWNDDQLYVGFENVGDTVWLSVSRLEGSYFQKLPDFSKRYIREIQDTLPPSVIRYEVLSANELLLEFNEEVEKFSSIVTSYFAVNKNKPVKIERESSKRLRIVIEGEFDDWNVLEITGVRDLRGNEIHERKIEFAYRRVRNPKIGDLLLTELMISPEKDGVFPFEYVELFNASDQTIDLQNVILSDESSSVQLPKDSLLSGEYAVFCKGDCRDGFSKDAKVIELLAMPSMNNGGDVISISVDGSILDEIDYSIDYYLDVIQEGFGLEKDMQFHCSQYGWGVSRSELKGTPGMRNSIEGLIDEFDQSELDVLVELKSETLIKMSFNKPYKEVDIDEMGFQKGSVLNAEPIDDFSIEFTLEHELESDRLYSFELDGVSWCHQLKNARPVKVLKPSGGLVNLKLSEILFDPVQDCEDFIEIFNVSDSKWVDLTNLSVRKELFGDSGFNVPDYGKYLAPRSYLWFSSDVQCNLELYSNAESDNAVEVKSLPNFVNEQGSVYLVDASNGFVVDSLVYDVEVQSFSHIDDVEGFSLERRSFDDSLASDVWKMSSESSGGATPGKENSVYIDAVDSDLQFYLSSNVLIPESEEYSELEIYMDFHEPFVGKVEVLDAYGRLVHEIHSNMSFGVKSVLSWNGYGNKGRSLKEGLYILRLERDLGQGNKEEYFKSFAIGWKD; translated from the coding sequence ATGAAATTTGCCCTCATCGCTATTTTCTTTATGAATATTTTTCAAGAGGCTTCATGTATGTACTATTTTGACTTTGAGAGCCGGAATTTGGAATTATTCTACATTCATCAATTGAATAATGAGAAATCTGACATTGACACTTTATTGCTTATCTCAGAATTGATGGTTGATCCTTCTCCGTCTGTTGAACTCCCTAATGTGGAATATATTGAGATTTTCAATCCTAATGAATTTTCTGTGAATACTATAGATTTTACAATAGCGGATTTGAGCAAAGAAGTGAAGTTGAAGGAGTTTATATTGGAACCGCAAGAGTACTTGTTGCTTGTGAAAGAAGGGCATGTGGAAATGTTTTCGGAATCAATGAATGTCATGGGTTTGAGTAGTTGGGCGTCATTGAATAATTCCAGCGATGAGATAAAGCTAAAAAATAGGCAAGAAGTGTTGTTGGATCGAATAGAGTATGACTTAAGCTATTATCAAGATAGTGAAAAGTCGAAAGGTGGATGGAGTTTGGAGAGAATAAACCCAGATTGGAAATGCTATGATAAAAGAATGAATTGGAGGGGTTCGGAAGCGCCTGCTGGTGGTACACCTGGTTTGGAGAACTCAATTGGTAATTCAGATTGGCATGGCGAATTGCCTCGATTGGAGAGAATAGCCTTGAATGACTCATTGATGGTTTTGGGTTTTGATATTCCAGTTGATGCAACACGCTTTAAGGTCTTTGTTGATGGGACTGCAATTAATGATGGGGTTTGGAGTATTGATCAAAAAAGCTGGACACTTGTTGGAGAATGGGAAGAGCGAAAATATCAATTAACAGTTTCTGATTACTCGAATTGCAATGGCATTTCCAGATCTGATACAACGGTGGTGTTGGAGTTGGATAAGACTCTGCCAGTGTATATTGGTGGCGAGTTTGTAAACCCGAATGTCGTTCGGCTGAAATTTGATGAAATAATAAAGGATGAGGAGTTGAAAGTGATAGGGGAGTCCAATGAAGAAATGGAAATTGTGTTTCAAGGCCAAGCGATAGAGTTGATTTCAGAAGATGCTTTTGTGAATGATAGCTTGTATAGGTTTAAGCTAATTGGTTTATCAGATTTATCAGGCAATAAAGTGGATACGCTAGAGGTGAATGTGCTGGCTCAAAGCGAGTTCGTTAGTTCCTTAGTTCATGATGAAAGAGTTGTTGACTTGGTGTTTGATATTGAGTTAGGGTCATTGGATAGTGTTGAAATATATGTTGAAGGAATTGGGAGAGCGGATATTTTTTATTTGTTGGATGATAAAGTGTTAAGGCTTTTCTTGCCTGAGGGAATAAAGAAAAATATTATATGTCCGGTTAGTATTAGAAATTTAAAGAGTCTTCAAGGAGAGCTTATTAGTTCTTTTGACGCTTACTTGCATTGGGATACTAGAAAAGCGAGTTTACTTAGAGCTTATATCCTAAATGATTTTCAAATCAATTTAGAGTTTAATGAAAAGCTGAATGAGGAAAGCTTGCATTTGGGGTCTTTTGAATTGGGCACGGGATTGTTCCCAACAGAATTCGTTTCACTTTTTCATGATGAATTGTTTACAATTGAGTTGAGTTTTGATCATCAATTTCAGAGTGATAGCGCTTATCAACTTTCTCTACATGATTTACCAGATATGCAAGGGAATTTGTTGAACAAAAAAGTACTGTTGAAATATGACACGGTAGCGCCGATATTGGACGCATATTTTTATAAGCCGACTTCAAATATTTTAAAGCTCGTTTTTGATGATTTGATCGCCGAGGTTGAAGTTGTAAGAGTTGATGGGAAGGAGATTCCATTTTTAGTAAGGAATAATATTTTGATGGCTCAAGATTCAGTTAATGAGTTTGATTTAGATATTATTGGCATGAAGGATTTTAATGGAAATAAGCATGATAGTGTCCGATACCTTTTGGGACTGGAGAATGAAATTGGCCAGGATATTTACTTTTTAAATGATCAAAGTGTTTTTCTCGAAACGGATTACCAAAATTATAATGTTGAACAATGTGGTGTTAGTGAAGGGGATATAGTCAAAGGAGGCGTGATATTTTCTGCTTGTGAGTCTTTTGAAGAGTTAGAGCTTGTAGAGTTCAAGGGTGAAATTGATTTTGATTTGTATTATGATGATTATCTGAGCAAAGTAGAATGGTTTGATCAGATGGTAAAGATTTCATTTGATGGTGAAATCTTAAATGATTCTGTTGGTGTAAAAATCGAAGGAGCTGATTTGACTTGGCAAAGTTGGAATGATGATCAGTTATATGTGGGATTTGAAAATGTTGGCGATACTGTTTGGTTAAGTGTTTCGAGGCTTGAAGGCTCTTATTTTCAAAAGTTGCCTGACTTTAGTAAGAGATATATAAGAGAGATTCAGGATACATTGCCTCCATCAGTTATTCGTTATGAAGTTCTTTCTGCTAATGAGTTGTTGTTGGAGTTTAATGAAGAGGTGGAGAAATTCTCAAGTATAGTAACGAGCTATTTCGCGGTAAATAAGAACAAGCCAGTAAAGATTGAGCGTGAAAGTTCTAAGAGGTTGAGGATTGTTATTGAAGGGGAGTTTGATGATTGGAATGTGTTGGAAATTACTGGTGTCAGAGATCTTAGAGGAAATGAAATTCATGAGCGAAAGATTGAATTTGCTTATAGAAGAGTAAGAAATCCCAAAATTGGAGATTTGCTGTTGACTGAACTGATGATTTCTCCCGAAAAGGATGGTGTTTTCCCATTTGAATATGTGGAATTATTTAACGCTTCAGATCAAACGATTGATTTGCAGAATGTGATTTTATCAGATGAATCAAGTTCTGTTCAGCTCCCAAAGGACTCTTTGCTAAGTGGGGAATATGCGGTTTTTTGCAAGGGTGATTGTCGAGATGGATTTAGCAAAGATGCGAAAGTTATTGAGCTTCTTGCGATGCCGTCTATGAATAATGGAGGGGATGTGATAAGTATAAGTGTTGATGGGAGTATTTTGGATGAAATAGACTATAGCATTGATTATTATCTTGATGTCATTCAGGAAGGGTTTGGCTTGGAGAAAGATATGCAATTTCATTGTAGTCAATATGGATGGGGAGTGTCGCGCTCAGAATTAAAGGGTACGCCGGGGATGAGGAATTCCATAGAAGGGTTGATCGATGAATTTGATCAGTCAGAATTAGATGTTCTTGTCGAGTTGAAGTCTGAGACTTTGATAAAGATGAGTTTTAATAAACCTTACAAAGAGGTTGATATTGATGAAATGGGTTTTCAAAAAGGAAGTGTTTTGAATGCTGAGCCAATAGATGATTTTTCGATTGAATTTACGCTTGAACATGAGCTTGAGTCTGATCGTTTGTATTCTTTTGAGTTGGATGGGGTTTCATGGTGTCATCAGTTGAAGAATGCTAGGCCTGTGAAGGTATTGAAGCCTTCTGGTGGATTGGTGAATTTGAAGCTTTCGGAAATTTTATTTGATCCGGTACAGGATTGTGAGGATTTTATTGAAATTTTCAATGTGTCGGATTCTAAATGGGTTGATTTGACCAATTTATCAGTGAGAAAAGAATTGTTTGGCGATTCGGGCTTTAATGTGCCTGATTATGGAAAGTATTTAGCCCCGCGGTCTTATTTGTGGTTTTCAAGTGATGTGCAATGTAATCTGGAGCTTTATTCTAATGCTGAAAGTGATAATGCGGTCGAGGTGAAGTCTCTTCCCAATTTCGTGAACGAACAAGGGAGCGTTTACCTCGTAGATGCAAGTAATGGATTTGTTGTTGACAGCTTGGTTTATGATGTGGAAGTGCAAAGCTTTTCCCATATTGATGATGTTGAAGGATTTAGCTTGGAGAGAAGGTCGTTTGATGATTCTCTAGCTTCTGATGTGTGGAAAATGTCGAGCGAGTCATCTGGAGGAGCAACGCCAGGTAAGGAGAATTCAGTCTATATTGATGCGGTTGATTCGGATCTTCAGTTTTATTTGTCTAGCAATGTGTTGATTCCAGAAAGTGAAGAATATTCGGAGCTGGAGATTTATATGGATTTTCATGAGCCTTTTGTTGGCAAGGTAGAGGTATTGGACGCTTATGGTCGTCTTGTTCATGAAATTCATTCTAATATGAGTTTTGGTGTCAAAAGTGTATTAAGTTGGAATGGCTATGGAAATAAAGGTAGGTCGTTGAAGGAAGGGTTGTATATATTAAGACTGGAAAGAGATTTGGGGCAAGGTAATAAGGAAGAGTATTTCAAGTCTTTTGCTATTGGCTGGAAAGATTGA
- a CDS encoding M1 family metallopeptidase: MNNKLGLLLIALAIVSWGCGASQQAASVLHDQEHDERVREISAEDLALLNKEDSLLSIYRASATKYFDLLHTKLEVSFDWQKQFLYGKASIGLKPHFYSQDYLELDAKGFDINEVSIFNKDGSKDTLEYSYDGKKLGVSLPREFTKDELVQLYIDYVAKPNELEVGGSTAITEDKGLYFINPDSTDSKKPTQLWTQGETEASSCWFPTIDVPNSKTTQEIFMTVDDKFKTLSNGSLIYSKHNEDGTRTDYWKMDKKHAPYLVMMAVGDFAVVKDKWRNIPLAYYVDHEYADDAQAIFNNTPEMMEFFSTVLGYDYPWPKYDQVVVHDFVSGAMENTSASVFMEEVQMDKRNLLDYDWDGIIAHELFHHWFGDLVTCESWSNLPLNESFANYSEYLWFEHKHGKDYADAHRLDEMNGYFAEAESKRENMIRYHYVSREDMFDRHSYNKGGCILHMLRNAIGDEAFFASLQLYLNTHQYGTVELADLRMAFEKVTGQDLNWFFNQWFLASGHPELNVASSYNPEKRKVVVNVTQVQDLNKTPLYRLPLYVDVYNQGKKQRFPVVIDKETSSFEFEVNGVPDFVLFDGDQQLLGIVNHPKSIDELKSQYNASDQFMARYSALTALQDSVKEGHLGWDDLVLTEAFKDSSQTIREISLAFMESYKGSQLDALVAKVEKVAASDSKSMVRAAAINLLAELAPTENLDLFEHALHDSAYSVIGSALYGYSLANTNVDEVSDLFEKYDDQNNVNIILSLAGFYSKNKEYIKYGWFVDKIDNGGLETQWYLVQMLGELLDEAPEVQKEAGVAYLKKMGLEGKSKYLRLAALQSLLYLDTPETKEAVKELVKAEQDEDLVNYYSQMQFGD; this comes from the coding sequence ATGAATAATAAGTTAGGGTTGCTATTGATAGCATTGGCTATCGTTTCATGGGGGTGTGGAGCTTCTCAACAAGCAGCGTCTGTTCTTCATGATCAAGAACATGACGAGCGGGTTCGTGAGATATCTGCTGAGGATTTGGCTCTGTTGAATAAAGAGGACTCCTTGCTGTCAATTTATAGAGCTTCAGCTACAAAATATTTTGACCTCTTGCATACGAAATTGGAGGTCAGTTTTGATTGGCAAAAACAATTTTTATATGGTAAAGCTAGTATAGGTCTGAAACCGCATTTTTATTCTCAAGATTATTTGGAGTTGGATGCTAAAGGTTTTGATATCAATGAAGTATCTATTTTTAACAAAGATGGAAGCAAAGATACGCTTGAATATAGTTATGATGGGAAAAAGTTAGGCGTTAGTTTGCCAAGGGAGTTTACAAAAGATGAGTTGGTCCAATTGTATATTGATTATGTAGCTAAGCCAAATGAATTGGAAGTTGGAGGTAGCACTGCGATAACAGAAGATAAGGGGCTTTATTTTATTAACCCTGATAGTACTGATAGTAAGAAGCCTACTCAGCTATGGACTCAAGGTGAGACGGAAGCTTCTTCTTGTTGGTTTCCAACGATTGATGTGCCGAATTCCAAAACGACACAGGAAATATTCATGACTGTTGATGATAAGTTTAAAACATTGTCTAATGGATCTTTGATTTACTCTAAGCATAATGAGGATGGTACGAGAACGGACTATTGGAAAATGGATAAAAAACATGCCCCTTATCTTGTGATGATGGCTGTGGGGGATTTCGCAGTCGTTAAAGACAAGTGGCGAAATATTCCTTTGGCTTATTATGTTGATCATGAGTATGCGGATGATGCTCAAGCGATATTCAATAATACTCCTGAAATGATGGAATTCTTTTCAACAGTTCTTGGGTATGATTACCCTTGGCCAAAGTACGATCAAGTAGTCGTACATGATTTTGTGTCTGGAGCTATGGAAAACACATCCGCGTCGGTTTTCATGGAAGAAGTGCAAATGGATAAGCGTAATTTGCTTGATTATGATTGGGATGGGATTATTGCTCATGAATTGTTCCATCATTGGTTTGGTGACTTGGTGACGTGCGAATCATGGTCTAATTTGCCTTTGAATGAATCTTTTGCGAATTATAGCGAATACTTGTGGTTTGAGCATAAGCATGGTAAGGATTATGCGGATGCTCACAGGCTTGACGAGATGAATGGATACTTTGCGGAAGCGGAATCCAAAAGGGAAAATATGATTCGATATCATTATGTAAGTCGTGAAGATATGTTCGATAGGCATTCTTACAATAAAGGAGGGTGCATTTTGCATATGCTTAGAAATGCTATTGGAGATGAGGCGTTTTTTGCATCTCTTCAGCTGTATTTGAATACGCATCAGTATGGTACTGTCGAATTGGCTGATTTGAGAATGGCTTTTGAGAAAGTTACTGGCCAAGATTTGAATTGGTTCTTCAATCAGTGGTTTCTAGCTTCGGGACACCCTGAATTGAATGTGGCGAGTAGCTATAATCCGGAAAAACGAAAAGTTGTAGTGAATGTTACTCAGGTTCAAGATTTGAATAAAACGCCTCTTTACCGATTGCCATTATATGTTGATGTGTACAATCAAGGCAAGAAACAAAGATTTCCTGTAGTCATTGACAAGGAGACTAGCTCTTTTGAATTTGAGGTTAATGGAGTGCCTGATTTCGTGTTGTTTGATGGGGATCAGCAATTGTTGGGGATTGTTAACCATCCAAAGAGTATTGATGAACTTAAATCCCAATATAATGCTTCAGATCAATTTATGGCAAGGTACAGTGCTTTAACAGCATTGCAAGACTCTGTCAAAGAAGGTCATCTTGGTTGGGATGATCTTGTTTTGACAGAAGCGTTTAAAGATTCTTCTCAGACGATTAGGGAAATATCTTTGGCATTCATGGAATCATATAAAGGTTCGCAACTTGACGCTTTGGTAGCGAAAGTAGAGAAAGTTGCGGCTTCAGACTCAAAGTCAATGGTTAGAGCTGCGGCGATTAATTTATTGGCGGAATTGGCGCCGACAGAAAACTTGGACTTGTTTGAGCATGCCTTGCATGACTCTGCTTACTCTGTGATAGGTTCTGCCTTGTATGGATATTCGTTGGCTAATACGAATGTTGATGAGGTTAGCGATTTGTTTGAAAAGTATGATGATCAGAATAATGTTAATATTATTTTATCCTTGGCAGGATTTTATTCGAAAAACAAAGAGTATATAAAGTATGGTTGGTTTGTGGATAAGATTGATAATGGAGGACTTGAGACTCAATGGTATTTAGTTCAAATGCTTGGCGAGTTGTTGGATGAAGCGCCTGAGGTTCAAAAAGAAGCGGGGGTGGCTTATTTGAAAAAAATGGGCTTGGAGGGCAAAAGCAAATATTTGAGATTGGCAGCTTTGCAGTCGTTATTGTATTTGGATACACCTGAAACTAAAGAGGCTGTCAAAGAATTGGTTAAGGCTGAGCAAGACGAGGATTTGGTGAATTATTACAGTCAAATGCAGTTCGGAGATTAA
- the tuf gene encoding elongation factor Tu, with product MAKETFDRSKPHVNIGTIGHVDHGKTTLTAAISRVLADKGLAEQRDFGSIDNAPEEAERGITINTSHIEYETANRHYAHVDCPGHADYVKNMVTGAAQMDGAIIVVAATDGPMPQTREHILLSRQVGVPALVVFMNKVDLVDDEELLELVEMEIRELLSEYDFPGDDIPVIQGSALGALNGEPEWVAKVEELMDAVDNYIPEPERLVDLDFLMPVEDVFSITGRGTVATGRIERGIINSGDPVEILGMGAEDLTSTITGVEMFRKILDRGEAGDNVGLLLRGIDKTDIKRGMVIVKPGSVTPHAHFKAEVYVLSKEEGGRHTPFFNRYRPQFYFRTTDVTGEITLPEGVEMVMPGDNVTIEVKLINAIALEKGLRFAIREGGRTVGSGQVTEILD from the coding sequence ATGGCTAAGGAAACCTTTGACCGTTCGAAACCGCACGTTAATATTGGTACTATCGGTCACGTTGACCATGGTAAGACAACGTTGACTGCAGCAATTTCTAGAGTGTTAGCAGACAAAGGTCTTGCTGAACAAAGAGACTTCGGTTCTATCGATAACGCTCCTGAAGAAGCTGAAAGAGGTATTACTATCAATACTTCACACATCGAGTATGAAACTGCAAACCGTCACTATGCTCACGTAGATTGCCCAGGTCACGCTGACTACGTTAAGAACATGGTAACTGGTGCTGCTCAGATGGATGGTGCTATCATCGTAGTTGCTGCTACAGATGGTCCTATGCCTCAAACTCGTGAGCATATCCTTCTTTCTCGTCAGGTAGGTGTACCTGCTTTGGTTGTATTCATGAACAAAGTTGACTTGGTTGACGATGAGGAATTGCTAGAGCTAGTAGAAATGGAAATCAGAGAGCTTCTTTCTGAGTATGACTTCCCAGGTGATGATATTCCTGTAATCCAAGGTTCTGCTCTTGGTGCTCTTAACGGAGAGCCTGAGTGGGTTGCTAAGGTTGAGGAGTTGATGGATGCAGTTGATAACTACATTCCAGAGCCTGAGCGTCTAGTTGACCTTGATTTCTTGATGCCTGTAGAAGATGTATTCTCGATCACTGGTCGTGGTACTGTTGCTACTGGTCGTATCGAAAGAGGTATCATCAACTCTGGTGATCCTGTAGAAATCTTAGGTATGGGTGCAGAAGATCTTACATCTACTATTACTGGTGTTGAGATGTTCCGTAAGATCCTAGATAGAGGTGAAGCTGGTGATAACGTAGGTCTATTGCTTAGAGGTATCGATAAGACTGATATCAAGCGTGGTATGGTTATCGTTAAGCCTGGTTCTGTGACTCCACACGCTCACTTCAAAGCTGAGGTTTATGTGTTGTCAAAAGAAGAAGGTGGTCGTCACACTCCATTCTTTAACAGATACCGTCCTCAGTTCTACTTCAGAACAACTGACGTAACTGGTGAGATCACTCTTCCAGAAGGTGTTGAGATGGTTATGCCTGGTGATAACGTTACTATCGAGGTTAAGTTGATCAACGCTATCGCTCTTGAAAAAGGATTGCGTTTCGCTATCCGTGAAGGTGGTAGAACTGTTGGTTCAGGTCAGGTAACTGAGATCTTGGACTAA
- the secE gene encoding preprotein translocase subunit SecE — MLKLKTFIKDSIEEMRDRVTWPTYKELQSNSVLVLVGCLVFAVIIGLIDLSFKNVMDLFYGSF; from the coding sequence ATGTTGAAATTGAAAACTTTTATAAAAGATTCCATTGAAGAGATGAGGGATAGGGTGACTTGGCCTACTTACAAAGAGTTGCAATCCAATTCTGTGTTGGTGTTGGTCGGTTGTCTGGTTTTTGCTGTAATTATTGGTCTGATTGATCTTTCTTTCAAGAATGTCATGGACTTGTTCTACGGTAGTTTTTAA
- the nusG gene encoding transcription termination/antitermination protein NusG — protein sequence MNEYKWYVIRVVSGQEKKVKSYIETESQRQDLQDYLPQVLIPSEKVYEMRNGKKRVRERNYFPGYVLLSADLSHGEMAPFIKSVPSVIGFLSEAGGGDPVPLRQSEVNRILGKVDEVEASEQEVEAPYIVGEQIKVMDGPFSGFTGVIEEVSEERKKLKVVVKIFGRNTPVELNYMQVEKQD from the coding sequence ATGAATGAGTATAAGTGGTATGTTATCCGAGTTGTGAGCGGTCAAGAGAAGAAGGTTAAGAGTTATATCGAGACCGAATCTCAGCGCCAAGATTTGCAAGATTACTTGCCTCAAGTTTTGATACCTTCTGAGAAAGTGTATGAAATGAGGAATGGTAAGAAACGTGTTAGGGAAAGAAATTACTTTCCTGGATATGTTCTTTTGTCTGCGGATTTGTCACATGGGGAGATGGCTCCTTTTATTAAGTCTGTGCCTAGCGTTATTGGTTTCTTGAGTGAAGCTGGTGGTGGCGACCCTGTGCCTTTGAGGCAATCGGAGGTTAATAGGATTCTTGGTAAGGTGGATGAGGTTGAAGCTTCTGAGCAAGAAGTTGAAGCTCCATACATCGTAGGAGAACAAATTAAGGTGATGGACGGTCCTTTCAGTGGCTTCACAGGTGTGATCGAAGAAGTGTCAGAGGAAAGGAAGAAGCTTAAAGTAGTAGTGAAGATCTTCGGGAGAAATACTCCTGTGGAGCTTAATTATATGCAAGTAGAAAAACAAGATTAG
- the rplK gene encoding 50S ribosomal protein L11, translated as MAKEISGYLKLQIKGGAANPSPPVGPALGSKGLNIMEFCKQFNARTQDKAGQVLPVLITIFSDKSFEFVVKTPPAPVMILEKAKLKKGSSEPNRDKVGSISWDDVKAIAEAKLPDLNAFTVESAMKMVAGTARSMGVTISGTAPWAE; from the coding sequence ATGGCTAAGGAAATTAGTGGTTACTTAAAGTTGCAGATCAAAGGTGGTGCTGCAAATCCTTCGCCTCCAGTTGGTCCTGCGTTGGGTTCTAAGGGACTTAACATTATGGAGTTCTGTAAGCAGTTTAATGCGAGAACTCAAGATAAAGCAGGTCAGGTGTTGCCGGTATTGATTACGATTTTTTCGGACAAGTCGTTTGAATTCGTAGTTAAGACTCCTCCAGCTCCTGTAATGATTCTGGAGAAGGCGAAGTTGAAGAAGGGTTCTTCGGAACCTAACAGAGACAAGGTTGGGTCTATTTCGTGGGATGATGTTAAAGCAATTGCTGAGGCAAAACTTCCAGACCTAAATGCATTTACTGTTGAATCAGCAATGAAAATGGTTGCCGGTACTGCGAGAAGTATGGGTGTTACTATTTCTGGTACTGCTCCATGGGCAGAGTAA
- the rplA gene encoding 50S ribosomal protein L1 has translation MARLTKKRKEALAKVDSSKAYTLEEASTLLKEITFTKFDASVDIDVRLGVDPRKADQMVRGVVALPHGTGKDVKVLVLCSPDKEEEAKAAGADYVGLDEYIKKIEGGWVDVDVIITMPTVMAKVGRLGRVLGPRGLMPNPKAGTVTLEVGKAVKDVKAGKIDFKVDKSGIIHASVGKISFSAENIQDNVKEVLQTITKLKPSAAKGTYFKSIHLSTTMSPSIKVDSSTF, from the coding sequence ATGGCGAGATTAACGAAAAAAAGAAAAGAAGCTTTAGCTAAAGTTGACTCTAGCAAAGCTTACACGTTGGAGGAAGCTTCTACGTTGTTGAAAGAAATTACGTTTACCAAGTTCGACGCTTCGGTGGATATCGATGTTCGCTTGGGAGTTGATCCGCGCAAGGCTGACCAAATGGTACGTGGCGTTGTGGCATTGCCTCATGGTACTGGTAAAGACGTTAAAGTTTTGGTTCTTTGCTCTCCTGATAAGGAAGAAGAAGCGAAGGCTGCCGGTGCGGATTATGTAGGCTTAGATGAGTACATCAAGAAAATCGAAGGCGGTTGGGTTGATGTAGACGTGATCATCACTATGCCAACGGTTATGGCGAAAGTTGGACGTTTAGGTCGTGTATTAGGACCTAGAGGTTTGATGCCTAACCCAAAAGCTGGTACTGTTACCCTTGAGGTTGGTAAAGCTGTTAAAGACGTGAAAGCTGGTAAAATCGACTTTAAAGTTGATAAATCTGGTATTATTCACGCTAGCGTAGGAAAAATATCTTTCTCTGCTGAGAATATCCAAGACAACGTGAAAGAAGTTCTTCAAACAATTACGAAACTTAAGCCTTCAGCGGCTAAAGGGACGTACTTCAAGAGTATTCACTTGTCAACTACAATGAGTCCGAGCATTAAGGTTGATAGTAGCACATTTTAG
- the rplJ gene encoding 50S ribosomal protein L10, whose translation MDKVEKNQVIEELLSKFEENDFFYIVDASTLTVAEINDFRRLCFEKGVEYKVYKNTLIRKALERLEADFAPFVDGDVFKGQSGIIFSKEVSNLPAKILKEFRKSAEKPTLKGASIDYDLFVGDNQIDPLSKLKSKVELIGEVIGLLQSPAKNVISGLKRSGGDIAGILKTLSER comes from the coding sequence ATGGATAAGGTAGAGAAAAATCAGGTAATAGAAGAGTTGTTGTCTAAATTTGAAGAAAATGATTTCTTCTATATTGTAGATGCTTCAACTCTTACTGTAGCAGAAATAAACGACTTCAGAAGACTTTGCTTTGAAAAAGGAGTAGAGTACAAGGTATATAAAAATACGCTCATCCGTAAGGCGCTAGAAAGGCTGGAAGCTGATTTCGCTCCTTTCGTGGATGGTGATGTATTTAAAGGTCAGTCAGGTATTATCTTCTCTAAGGAAGTTTCTAACCTGCCTGCAAAAATACTTAAAGAGTTTAGAAAGAGTGCTGAGAAGCCAACATTGAAAGGCGCTTCCATCGACTATGATCTTTTTGTTGGTGATAACCAAATCGATCCACTAAGCAAGCTTAAATCTAAGGTTGAGCTTATCGGAGAAGTTATTGGGTTGCTTCAGTCTCCTGCTAAGAATGTTATCTCTGGTCTTAAGAGATCTGGAGGTGATATCGCAGGTATTCTTAAAACTCTTTCAGAACGTTAA
- the rplL gene encoding 50S ribosomal protein L7/L12 has translation MADLKEFAEQLVNLTVKEVNELAEILKEEYGIEPAAAAAVAVAGPAGGEEAAAEQTEFDVILKSAGSAKLKVVKAVKELAGVGLKEAKEIVDGAPSAIKEGIAKDEAEALKKELEAVGAEVELK, from the coding sequence ATGGCAGATTTAAAAGAATTCGCAGAACAGCTAGTTAATTTGACAGTTAAAGAAGTTAACGAATTAGCAGAAATCCTTAAAGAAGAGTACGGTATTGAGCCAGCTGCTGCTGCTGCTGTTGCTGTTGCAGGTCCTGCTGGTGGTGAGGAAGCTGCTGCTGAGCAAACTGAATTTGATGTTATTTTGAAGTCAGCTGGAAGCGCTAAACTTAAAGTTGTTAAAGCTGTTAAAGAACTAGCAGGTGTTGGTCTTAAAGAAGCTAAAGAAATAGTTGACGGTGCTCCTTCAGCAATCAAAGAAGGTATCGCTAAAGACGAGGCTGAAGCACTTAAGAAAGAATTGGAAGCAGTTGGTGCTGAAGTTGAATTGAAATAA